From the genome of Methylocystis bryophila, one region includes:
- a CDS encoding leucyl aminopeptidase: protein MSTDVKLELISFDDAKVRIAAPEEAGQPRALVAYLGAELALGEVAKIILAEAQPQITRAAAAAKFTGKSGTSLEILAPAGLPGVSRLVLIGIGPAQAAEGEKPRAFDDFLALGGQTAAKLGEGSRAITLLDFPQAPSEPLKAAGQLALGALLRAYKFERYKTKKKKDAAEREGAIELALAVANTSAAAPLISEAEGLAESVLLARTLVNEPANVLTTSEFARRARELAEFGVEVEVLDQQAMADLGMHALLGVGQGSRQDSLLVLMRWNGGAPGAAPLAFIGKGVVFDTGGISIKPAASMEDMKGDMAGAAAVTGLLRALAQRKAKVNAVGLLGLVENMPDGAAQRPGDIVKSASGQTIEIINTDAEGRLVLADALWYAKEKLKPSLMIDLATLTGAILVALGQEYAGLFSNDDALAEKLVKAGEGSGEKLWRLPMGPAFDKLIDSRFADMKNTGGRHAGSITAAQFLARFVDKTPWAHLDIAGTGMSSPSGDINQSWASGFGVRLLDRFVRDNYEG, encoded by the coding sequence ATGTCAACTGACGTCAAGCTCGAGCTTATTTCTTTCGATGATGCGAAGGTGCGGATCGCCGCGCCGGAGGAGGCCGGACAACCGCGCGCGCTTGTCGCCTACCTTGGGGCGGAGCTCGCCCTCGGGGAGGTCGCCAAAATAATTCTCGCGGAGGCGCAACCGCAGATCACCCGGGCGGCGGCGGCCGCAAAATTTACCGGCAAAAGCGGAACGTCACTGGAAATCCTGGCGCCCGCGGGCCTTCCGGGCGTATCGCGCCTCGTCCTGATCGGAATCGGGCCAGCCCAAGCGGCGGAGGGCGAAAAGCCCAGGGCCTTCGACGATTTCCTGGCGCTCGGAGGCCAGACCGCCGCCAAGCTTGGCGAGGGCTCGCGGGCGATAACGCTCCTTGATTTTCCGCAAGCGCCGTCGGAGCCTCTCAAGGCCGCCGGCCAGCTCGCGCTGGGCGCGTTGCTACGCGCCTATAAGTTCGAGCGTTACAAGACCAAGAAGAAGAAGGACGCCGCCGAGCGCGAGGGCGCGATCGAGCTCGCGCTGGCGGTCGCCAACACTTCCGCGGCGGCGCCCCTGATCTCCGAAGCCGAAGGCCTCGCCGAATCCGTGCTGCTCGCCCGCACGCTCGTCAATGAGCCGGCCAATGTGCTGACGACGAGCGAATTCGCCCGGCGCGCGCGTGAGCTCGCCGAATTCGGAGTCGAGGTCGAGGTGCTCGACCAGCAGGCGATGGCCGACCTCGGCATGCATGCGCTGCTTGGCGTCGGGCAAGGATCCCGGCAGGACAGCCTTCTGGTCCTCATGCGCTGGAACGGCGGCGCTCCCGGCGCGGCGCCGCTCGCCTTCATCGGCAAGGGCGTCGTCTTCGACACCGGCGGCATATCGATCAAGCCCGCCGCCTCAATGGAGGACATGAAGGGCGACATGGCGGGGGCCGCGGCCGTGACCGGCCTCCTGCGCGCGCTCGCTCAACGCAAGGCCAAGGTCAACGCCGTCGGATTGCTCGGCCTCGTCGAGAACATGCCGGACGGCGCCGCGCAGCGTCCCGGCGACATCGTCAAATCCGCCTCGGGCCAGACGATCGAGATCATTAACACCGACGCCGAGGGCCGGCTCGTGCTCGCCGACGCGCTTTGGTACGCCAAGGAGAAGCTGAAACCCTCCTTGATGATCGATCTCGCGACCCTCACGGGCGCGATCCTCGTCGCGCTGGGACAGGAATATGCGGGTCTGTTCTCCAACGACGACGCTCTCGCCGAGAAGCTCGTCAAGGCCGGCGAAGGGTCGGGCGAGAAGCTGTGGCGATTGCCGATGGGACCCGCCTTCGACAAGCTCATCGATTCGCGCTTCGCCGACATGAAGAACACCGGCGGGCGGCACGCCGGCTCGATCACCGCGGCGCAGTTCCTGGCGCGCTTTGTCGACAAGACTCCCTGGGCGCATCTCGACATCGCCGGCACGGGCATGAGCTCGCCCTCCGGCGACATCAATCAGAGTTGGGCCTCCGGCTTCGGGGTGCGCCTGCTCGACCGATTTGTGCGCGACAACTACGAGGGCTGA
- a CDS encoding SDR family NAD(P)-dependent oxidoreductase, with amino-acid sequence MERCEAKRAVIIGGASGMGLATAKMLLDGARVLVTGRSQAGLESARKELGNGAVVVSSDARSLTEIGALASQEKAEFDTFDLLFVNPGFGLFAPFENTTETIYDEMFNLNAKGPFFAVQKLAPLIDRGG; translated from the coding sequence ATGGAACGGTGCGAAGCGAAGCGGGCGGTGATCATCGGTGGCGCCAGCGGCATGGGGCTCGCGACGGCGAAGATGCTCCTCGATGGGGCGCGCGTTCTGGTGACGGGTCGCTCGCAGGCCGGCCTGGAATCGGCGCGGAAAGAGCTTGGGAACGGCGCCGTAGTGGTTTCGAGCGACGCGCGGTCGTTGACGGAAATCGGCGCCCTTGCCTCTCAGGAGAAGGCCGAGTTCGACACGTTCGACCTGCTCTTTGTAAACCCCGGCTTCGGCCTCTTCGCGCCGTTCGAGAACACGACCGAGACCATCTACGACGAGATGTTCAATCTGAACGCCAAGGGGCCGTTTTTCGCGGTCCAGAAGCTCGCGCCGCTGATCGATCGGGGAGGCTAG